One Fusarium falciforme chromosome 14, complete sequence genomic region harbors:
- a CDS encoding F-box domain-containing protein, with amino-acid sequence MATLPHLPIEVATIIFTELRPRDWLSLRRTCKGINAKTAHLFTKSFFKKRVVMLERRSLQCLESIATHHALSQSVEELEICTSHLLPLDEVREIEPPYSEYENMMKSLRGKITPAELGIDYDEWYDRWQINNGEGDSSDSDDADDADDDDGDGDTERDRLRRLNASEYRKRLYDQEDVMQSRYDVKCLTQAMAHFKRCKHINISSSIQAWGLNRLRRSIGILPQRGLTFESKESTRLVRHIIHVVLTAVAASKIQVEVLNIGPEGMLMNSNRVSPFMLMGPSSAILVESPPFSLRRLQISLDPNVPQHVPVSSKWDSDLIRFIKLLPELSYLELVFEERDEMGRFSELGKELYIPKLEKLMLSCIDCAREDIALCLIRHRRTLREVVLDSIQLAGNTASWRWLIEIIRDSLDLVSLSIESSGAKEEVGVSRFIDLDDMQATDIQGLTEIISILAAKI; translated from the coding sequence ATGGCTACTTTACCCCATCTTCCGATCGAAGTCGCTACTATCATTTTCACAGAACTTCGACCCAGAGACTGGCTTTCCCTCCGTCGAACATGCAAGGGGATCAACGCAAAGACAGCACATCTCTTCACCAAGTCCTTCTTTAAGAAGCGCGTGGTAATGCTTGAACGAAGAAGTCTGCAGTGTCTCGAGAGTATCGCAACGCACCATGCTCTTAGTCAGTCcgtcgaggagctcgagatctGCACCAGCCATCTACTGCCCCTCGACGAGGTCCGAGAGATCGAGCCACCGTATAGCGAATATGAAAACATGATGAAAAGCCTCCGGGGGAAGATTACCCCGGCTGAGTTGGGCATAGACTATGACGAGTGGTATGACAGGTGGCAGATCAACAATGGAGAGGGGGATTCCAGTGACTCTGACGACGCTGACGAcgctgacgacgacgatggtgatggtgatacTGAAAGGGATCGACTGAGGCGACTCAATGCAAGCGAGTATCGCAAACGCCTATACGACCAGGAAGACGTGATGCAATCACGCTACGATGTTAAATGCCTGACACAGGCCATGGCGCATTTCAAGCGGTGCAAGCATATCAACATCAGCAGTAGCATCCAGGCTTGGGGGCTAAATCGATTGAGGCGCAGCATCGGCATCTTGCCTCAAAGGGGCCTTACATTCGAATCGAAAGAGAGCACACGGCTGGTTCGTCACATCATCCATGTGGTTCTCACAGCGGTAGCAGCAAGTAAAATCCAGGTTGAGGTACTGAACATTGGACCCGAGGGAATGCTCATGAATTCGAACCGGGTCAGTCCTTTCATGCTTATGGGGCCGTCCTCTGCTATCTTAGTAGAGTCTCCTCCCTTCAGCCTGCGTCGACTACAGATCTCACTCGATCCAAATGTTCCTCAACACGTTCCGGTTTCCTCCAAGTGGGACTCTGATCTGATTCGGTTCATCAAGCTCTTGCCGGAGCTTTCCTACCTTGAACTCGTCTTTGAGgagcgagatgagatgggacGGTTTTCGGAGCTAGGCAAGGAGCTTTATATCCCTAAACTCGAGAAGTTAATGCTTTCCTGTATTGACTGCGCCAGAGAGGACATAGCATTATGTCTGATCCGTCACCGTCGAACGCTTCGAGAGGTCGTTTTAGATTCTATCCAGCTCGCTGGGAATACTGCATCATGGCGTTGGTTGATTGAGATTATTCGTGATAGCCTAGACCTTGTTAGCCTGTCTATCGAATCAAGCGGAGCTAAAGAGGAAGTAGGGGTTAGTAGATTTATAGATCTCGATGATATGCAGGCGACGGACATACAAGGTCTCACCGAGATTATTAGCATATTAGCGGCGAAAATATAG